From Toxorhynchites rutilus septentrionalis strain SRP chromosome 2, ASM2978413v1, whole genome shotgun sequence, a single genomic window includes:
- the LOC129770787 gene encoding bladder cancer-associated protein, whose amino-acid sequence MYCLQCLIPVLLIPKPTNPALMQTHVMFIVLYLIGFFLERKPCTICSLVFLAAVFLICNSGVGNCLFWGNCEGHACDNG is encoded by the coding sequence ATGTACTGCTTACAATGTTTGATACCGGTGTTGCTGATTCCGAAACCGACAAATCCGGCTCTCATGCAGACACACGTCATGTTCATTGTCCTCTATCTGATAGGATTCTTCCTGGAACGGAAACCGTGCACTATCTGCAGTCTAGTCTTTCTCGCAGCGGTCTTTCTCATATGCAACAGCGGAGTCGGAAACTGTCTATTCTGGGGAAATTGTGAGGGCCATGCATGTGACAATGGCTGA
- the LOC129767104 gene encoding uncharacterized protein K02A2.6-like, producing MSAPVTLIQNGVTFKKWFARYTDLFESDAQHLDDAAKVRLLLRKLDTASHSRYLNYILPRLPKDVTFKDTVETLIKIFGEQTSLFRRRFQCLQLAKSEGDDIITYGGKVNRACEDFDFVNLTIDQFKCLVFVTGLKASKHADIRTRLLTRMENERPDAPVTLQTLIDEFQQLVNLKADTSLIEHPASSKAAVHAICEKKRPSEVPKPSFKPEAKSPKTPCWQCGQMHFVKDCTYSSHLCKSCNRVGHKEGYCGCFTKTSNAPAGDNSNQKGKKNQKKKTKYHANIVHTVNHTGNLTRFVTTMMNGRQATLQLDSGSPITIISEETWRKVGSLALKPSSCEALSATKDPLPLLGEFTCLVGVNDVIKPGLCRVTSVKGLNLFGSEWMDLFEMWTKPLSSFINQVNQSNSNSFSGKHFLMRFPEVFQDTLEHCQKAQISLHLKPDARPIFRPKRPVPYNAIPLVETELNRLQQLGIISPVDYSDWAAPIVAVRKPGGKVRICADYSTGLNSMLEAHNFPLPTPDDIFSKLTGSKAFSIIDLLDAYLQVEVDDASKRLLTINTHRGLFNFNRLAPGVKSAPGAFQQLMHTMIAGISGVEVFLDDFIIFSKNEEQHYQTLCTLFSCLQEYGFHLKLEKCHFYQREIKYLGHIVDANGLRPDPEKTAAISTMPRPTDISTLRSFLGAVNFYGKFIREMHQLRRPLDQLLKKDAKFVWSAECQQAFTDIKQVLQSDLLLTHYDPALEIIVAGDASNTGIGAVIMHRFPDGRIKAVAHASKTLSSAEQNYGQIEKEALALVFAVTKFHRMLLGRRFKLQTDHQPLVKAFGSKKGVPIHTANRLKRWALTLLGYDFDIEFVSTNNFGYADVLSRLISSHERPEEEFVVASVNIEPDQQCILDSTIEHLPVTFDMVQKATSADPMLQRLIQYINSGWPKNGKSIQNVAFQTFFHRRESLYVVQGCVMMMERLVIPECFRKKLLKQLHRGHPGIERVKAIARSIIYWPKIDDDITEYIRSCTSCANAKKSPPQEEPHPWQTAEGPWELARDVPDEINDSFFDDRVPH from the exons Atgtcggctccggtgacgctaatac AAAATGGCGTCACATTCAAGAAATGGTTCGCACGCTATACCGACCTTTTCGAGAGCGACGCGCAGCATTTGGATGATGCAGCCAAGGTCCGGCTGTTGCTGCGAAAATTGGACACCGCTTCCCACAGTCGGTATTTGAATTACATCCTTCCAAGGCTCCCTAAGGATGTTACGTTCAAGGACACCGTGGAAACGTTAATCAAAATTTTCGGAGAACAAACCTCACTTTTCCGACGCCGGTTCCAGTGTCTCCAACTGGCGAAAAGCGAAGGAGACGACATCATAACCTACGGCGGAAAGGTAAACCGAGCGTGTGAAGATTTCGATTTTGTGAACCTAACAATCGACCAGTTCAAATGTCTGGTTTTCGTGACCGGACTGAAGGCATCCAAGCACGCTGATATTCGGACGAGATTGCTCACCCGGATGGAAAACGAGAGACCGGATGCACCAGTGACTCTTCAAACTCTCATCGACGAGTTCCAGCAGCTCGTTAATCTGAAAGCAGACACCAGCTTGATTGAGCATCCAGCCAGCTCGAAAGCAGCAGTACACGCCATCTGTGAGAAGAAGAGACCATCAGAAGTTCCCAAGCCCTCGTTTAAACCGGAAGCCAAATCTCCAAAGACGCCGTGCTGGCAATGCGGCCAGATGCACTTCGTGAAGGATTGCACATACAGCAGCCATCTGTGCAAATCTTGCAACCGTGTGGGACACAAGGAAGGGTACTGCGGATGCTTCACCAAGACTTCAAACGCGCCTGCTGGGGATAATTCCAACCAAAAGGGTAAGAAGAACCAGAAGAAGAAGACCAAGTACCATGCCAACATCGTTCACACTGTAAACCACACCGGTAATCTCACCCGTTTCGTCACGACAATGATGAACGGACGTCAAGCCACACTGCAACTCGACAGTGGATCACCAATCACCATCATCAGTGAAGAGACTTGGAGGAAGGTTGGATCACTTGCACTCAAGCCATCGTCCTGTGAAGCACTTTCTGCAACCAAAGATCCTCTGCCGCTGCTGGGGGAATTCACCTGTCTCGTAGGAGTCAACGACGTCATCAAGCCTGGACTATGCCGAGTAACGTCAGTCAAGGGACTCAACCTGTTCGGCTCGGAATGGATGGACCTCTTCGAGATGTGGACGAAACCATTGTCATCGTTCATTAATCAAGTGAATCAATCCAATTCAAATTCCTTTTCTGGAAAGCATTTCCTCATGCGGTTTCCCGAAGTTTTTCAGGACACTCTTGAGCATTGCCAGAAAGCTCAAATCAGTCTTCACCTGAAGCCAGATGCCAGACCGATTTTTCGACCCAAACGCCCGGTTCCATACAACGCCATTCCCTTGGTCGAAACCGAGCTCAATCGTCTGCAGCAGTTGGGCATTATCTCACCAGTAGATTACTCCGACTGGGCAGCTCCTATCGTGGCAGTTCGGAAGCCGGGTGGCAAGGTTCGAATTTGTGCCGACTACTCAACTGGGCTGAACTCGATGCTGGAGGCGCACAATTTTCCGCTTCCCACACCGGACGACATCTTCTCGAAGTTGACAGGAAGCAAAGCGTTTAGCATAATCGATCTGTTGGACGCTTACCTACAGGTTGAAGTCGACGATGCATCGAAGCGACTCCTCACCATCAACACCCACCGGGGCCTATTCAACTTCAACAGGCTGGCTCCTGGTGTAAAGTCAGCACCCGGTGCTTTCCAACAGCTTATGCACACCATGATTGCTGGGATTTCCGGTGTTGAGGTGTTCCTGGATGACTTCATCATCTTCAGCAAAAACGAGGAGCAACACTATCAGACGTTGTGCACCCTGTTCAGTTGCCTCCAAGAATATGGGTTCCATCTGAAGCTGGAAAAGTGTCATTTCTATCAGCGGGAAATCAAATATCTGGGGCACATCGTCGACGCAAATGGCCTACGGCCGGATCCGGAGAAAACAGCAGCAATTTCCACGATGCCACGTCCAACCGATATTTCCACACTGCGATCGTTCTTGGGCGCAGTGAATTTTTACGGAAAATTCATCCGTGAAATGCATCAACTCCGAAGACCGCTGGATCAACTTCTGAAAAAAGATGCAAAATTCGTTTGGAGTGCCGAATGCCAACAAGCCTTCACCGACATCAAGCAAGTTCTTCAGTCGGACCTATTACTTACCCACTATGACCCAGCGTTGGAGATCATCGTGGCGGGTGATGCATCCAACACCGGCATTGGAGCGGTCATCATGCATCGTTTCCCGGACGGTCGTATCAAGGCAGTCGCTCATGCGTCCAAGACTCtgtcgtcggctgaacaaaacTACGGACAAATCGAAAAGGAGGCGCTCGCTCTGGTCTTTGCTGTCACCAAGTTCCACCGCATGCTGTTGGGACGAAGGTTCAAGCTACAGACTGACCACCAGCCACTGGTGAAAGCCTTTGGATCGAAGAAAGGAGTTCCCATCCACACGGCAAATCGGTTGAAGCGTTGGGCACTTACACTGCTTGGGTACGATTTCGATATCGAGTTCGTATCTACCAACAATTTCGGCTATGCGGATGTACTATCGAGGCTCATCAGCAGCCACGAGCGACCAGAGGAAGAATTTGTGGTGGCAAGTGTCAACATCGAGCCCGATCAGCAGTGCATTCTGGACAGCACCATCGAACACCTACCAGTCACATTCGATATGGTGCAGAAAGCTACGTCAGCAGACCCAATGTTGCAGCGACTCATCCAGTACATCAACTCCGGCTGGCCCAAGAACGGAAAATCGATTCAGAATGTAGCATTTCAGACGTTTTTCCATCGGCGTGAATCATTATACGTTGTACAAGGTTGCGTGATGATGATGGAACGGTTGGTGATTCCGGAGTGTTTCCGGAAGAAACTATTGAAGCAGCTACATCGAGGTCATCCCGGAATCGAACGAGTCAAAGCCATCGCTCGGAGCATCATCTACTGGCCGAAGATCGATGACGACATCACTGAGTACATTCGAAGCTGTACCAGCTGTGCGAATGCGAAAAAATCTCCACCACAAGAAGAGCCACATCCGTGGCAGACCGCAGAAGGTCCATGGGAAC TGGCCAGAGATGTTCCAGACGAAATCAACGACAGCTTCTTCGACGATCGGGTTCCTCACTGA